The uncultured Carboxylicivirga sp. genomic interval CCGAAATCGTATCTAAACCTTTAATAATTCTTTCCAACGAAAACTTTGTGGCTTCGTGTGGCGATTTAATGAAAATTTCTAAATCAGCAGTGTCGTGATCAGCTAAATAAGTCTTTACCTTTTTGATCAATTCAATATCATGCGCTCTTTCTTCATCCAACCAGAATACAGCAGGAACACCTGTTGCTTTTGCTCTGTTAACAGCCAACTTAACCCAATCTTGAATAGGTAAATCTTTCACCTGACACATACGGAAGATATCACCTTCTTCAACTATTTGTTCCATTAACAATGCACCACTATTGTCAAACACCTTTACAACACCATCCTCAGCTATCTCAAAAGTTTTATCGTGCGAACCATATTCTTCTGCTTTTTGAGCCATCAAACCAACATTAGATACACTTCCCATTGTTGAGGGATTAAATGCTCCGTTTTCTTTACAAAAATCAATTACTTCTTGATAAACGGTTGCATAAGATCTATCTGGTATCACATAAAGAGTATCTTTTTGTTTTCCGTCAGGCCCCCACATTTGTCCTGAAGTACGGATCGCCGCAGGCATCGATGCATCAATAATTACATCACTCGGTACATGTAGATTGGTTATGCCTTTATCGGAGTTAACCATAGCCATGTCAGGACGCTTAACATACACTTCTTTAATTGAAGATTCAATTTCAGTGCGTTCAGCTTCAGGTAAACTCTGAATTTTCGCAAATAGATCACCTAATCCGTTATTAGCAGTAATTCCAAGTTGTTCAAATTTATGACCATACTTTGTAAAAACATCTTCAAAAAACACTTCTACAACCTGACCAAAAATAATCGGGTCAGATACCTTCATCATAGTCGCCTTCAAATGGACAGAGAACAAAACATTCAATTTTTCAGCTTCAGCAATTGCTTCTGCTAAAAACGAGCGTAAAGCCTTCTTGTTCATTACAGCTGAATCAATAATTTCTCCTGCCAACAACGAAAGCTTTTCCTTTAAAATAGTTATTTTTCCACCCTTTGAATGCAGTTCAACTTTAACATCACAAGGTTGATCTACAGTTAGAGATTTCTCACTTCCATAAAAATCGCCAGAAGTCATACTCATCACTTTCGATTTAGAATCTGCCGACCAGGCACCCATCGAATGTGGATGTTTTTTTGCGTAGTTCTTAACCGCTTTAGGAGCTCGTCGATCCGAATTACCTTCACGTAAAACAGGATTAACCGCACTACCTTTTACTTTATCATATTGAGCTCTAATGGCTTTTTCTTCATCCGTCTTTGGCTCTTCAGGATAGTCAGGTAAGTTATACCCTTTTGCCTGAAGCTCTTTAACAGCAGCCTGCAATTGTGGAATAGATGCACTAATATTTGGTAGTTTAATAATGTTAGCCTCTGGAGTTTTAGCCAATTCTCCTAACTCTGCCAGAGCATCACCTATCCGCTGATCTTCTTTTAAGTATTCAGGAAAATGAGCAACAATTCTCCCTGTTAACGAAATATCCCTTGTTTCCACCTCTACTCCCGATGACTTAGTAAAGGCTTCGATTATAGGCAATAACGAATAAGTTGCCAAAGCCGGTGCTTCATCAGTTTTGGTGTAGATAATTTTTGATTTTTTTGTTCCCATTTCGATTTAATCTTTTTAATGCACGATAAGTGTAACACTCAAATTGCATCTACTGTTTTAAAGTATTTATATAAATCAACATTATTGACTATTATTCAAACAAATCTACATTATCTATTTAATAGATGGCAGAATTTATTAAATAAATGTCAAAAGTCTGATCTAAAATTCATGTAATTATCTTTCGAGATTGGGTCATTCTAAATCTAAGCCAAATTCTTGCTTAAATTTTATTAAATCCGGATTTTTTTCCAACATAAGCTTAAACTTATCAGCCGCAGTATAAGCCCTTTTAGGCCCTTCATTTTCATCAACCGAAATTTCAAAACCGAGTTCTAATCTTGCATTTCTTAGCGATCGTTTCAAATATCCAAGCATAGAGCTTTTCTCTTTCAGCATTTCTGTTTCTTGCAGCTTGTTCTTAAGCTTAATAAGCAACTGACACTCACCTACCAGATGCGGCTTATGATTATCGACAATACTATATAAACGAGGATTTTTATCCTTAATACCCATACAATATTTACGCCATGAATCATCCAAAACTTCTTGCGAGACTATATCATTCCAAGACATATCAATCGGTTCTTCCTGAGGCTCTTGAACCTTTAAAGTAGAACTTGAAGTTGGACCTGCCTGAACCTTCTTTGCAAGGCTCTTTAACGACAAAGATCGTAGGGTTGTAGCTTTATGATTCCCTGCAGTGGGAGAAGCAGGAATTTTAATGTTACCTGTAGTTGATTTTGATGTAGCTTTGGCTTGTGGCTTTGGTGTTGGTTTTACATTGCCAACTGTGATAATTGGAATATCATCTATGAATTCCTCTTTTTTTTTTCAGTTTCGATACGAGACAATCGTATCAGGGCGAATTCAAGATGAAGTCGCTTATTTTTTGCAGTTTTGTATTGCTGCTCACTATCATTTATTACTTTTAATGCATAGTATAAGAAATCATTATCGCACTTAGCAGCCTGTTTTACATACTTATCTTTCGCCGATTCGCCAATTTCCATCAATGCAGCAGTTGACTGATCTTTACACATCAACAAATCACGAACATGGCTATTTAATCCTGCCATAAAATGCTGAGCATCGAATCCTTTTAATAAAATATCATTAAAAATCAATAAAGCTTCCTTATAATCTTCAGCAAGAAAAGCATCAACCAACTTAAAGTAATAATCGTAATCTAATACATTAAGATTTTCAATTACTTGCTGATATGTAATTTCTTTTCCAGAGAACGCAACAATCTGATCGAAGATTGAAAGAGCATCACGCATGGCTCCATCTGCCTTTTGTGCAATCACAGCTAAGCCTTCTTCTTCTATCTTTACTCCTTCACTATCGGCCACATATTTTAAATGACCAACTGCATCAGCAATTGTAATTCGATTGAAATCAAAAATCTGACATCGCGAAAGAATAGTAGGAAGAATTTTATGCTTCTCGGTTGTGGCCAACACAAAAATAGCATGCCGAGGTGGTTCTTCTAACGTTTTTAAGAAAGCATTAAATGCTGCTTGAGACAACATATGAACCTCGTCGATGATATAAACCGAATACGAACCCAATTGAGGCGGAACACGCACTTTATCAATCAGACTTCGGATGTCATCAACCGAGTTATTACTGGCAGCATCCAGCTCGTGAATATTGTACGAACGATTTTCGTTAAACGATTTACACGACTCACACTCATTACAAGCTTCAAAGTCTTCGCTTACGTTAGCACAATTTATTGTTTTGGCAAAAATACGGGCACAAGTAGTTTTACCTACTCCTCGCGAACCACAAAAAAGATACGCATGCGCTAAATGATTGCTTTTAATTGCATTTTTTAGCGTAGTAGTTATATTACCCTGTCCTACAACCGATTTAAATGTTGCTGGTCTGTATTTTCGTGCTGAAACAATATATTCCATTCTGCTCTAATTCTGCGACAACAAATATATGATTTCCGATCAGGCTAGGCAAAACAGCCTGACGGAAGTTATCAACAAAAACAGTTTTTTATAATTATTTTTCATTTATTGATTACAAGGAACCAAAGTGCAGGCTTTATTTAATGCATCGTTAAAATTATCGAGAATATACTCTTCAGATATTAAATCAACTAATTCAAGCTTCCGTAAATCTTCTTTTACTTCAGTATTAATACCCGATAAAATGACGGTAACGCCTTCTTTTCTCAATATTTGAATGGTGTCTTTTAAGTTATGTAATCCTGTATCATCAATAAACGAAACATGACGCATTCGAATAATCAGCACCTTACTCTTTAATCCTATTGATTCAATTAGTTCAGAATATCTTCTGGCAGATGCAAAAAACAATGGCCCACTAATTTCATAAATATTCAACTCTTTAGGGAGTTTTGAATAATCATCAATAATATCATTATCAACAACATTATCAATGCGTTTTTCACTGATATCCGACATTCGTTTCATAAACAAGATGGCAGAAAGCACTACTCCTACCTCAATAGCCAATGTTAAATCAAAGAAAACAGTTATCAAAAATGTAGATAGTAAAATCAGGATATCGAAATAACTTCCTTTCAGAATAGCCACAAACGATCGCCATTCACTCATATTATACGAAACAACAATTAGAATACCAGCTAAGCATGACATTGGAATTAACTTTGCCATAGGCCCCAGGAACAACATGATTAACAGCAATGTAACAGCATGTATCATTCCTGCCAAAGGAGTTCTACCTCCATTTTTTACATTGGTTGCAGTACGAGCAATGGCACCTGTTGCAGGTATTCCTCCAAAAAATGGAGTTACAAGATTGGCAATACCCTGAGCAATCAACTCGGTATTTGATCGATGCTTACCTCCAATCATGCCATCGGAAACAACAGCTGACAACAAAGACTCAATACCACCTAACAATGCGATTGTTAATGCAGGTGCTAAATAGTTTTGCAATTCGGAGAACTGTACTGATGGCATACTAAAAGCGATTCGATTAGGAATATTTCCAAAAAAGGTTTCGATAGTAGAAACATCTAAGTCAAAGAAATAAACTATGGGAGTTATAATGATAATTGCCAAAAACGAACCCGGTATACGATTGGTAATTTTTTTGGAATAAACAGATATCAGTATTGTTACAATTGTAACAGCCAAGGCTATCCAATTAATATGCGATAGTTCTGAAAAATAAAGCATCCACTTTTCGTGAAATACCGATGGAACTTTATCAATTGGTAAACCTAGTGCATCTTTTATTTGGGTTGAAAAAATTACCAAAGCAATTCCACTTGTAAACCCCACAATAAGAGGATGCGGAAAATACTTTAAAAGAGAACCTAACTTCAGGAGTCCAAAAGCAACTAATATAAATCCGGCTAAAATGGTTGATATAATCAAACCATCAATACCATATTGCTCAAGAATACCGTATACAATAACGATAAAGGCCCCTGTAGGGCCTCCAATTTGAACTCGACTACCCCCTATGAGAGAGATGATAAAACCCGCAACAACTGCCGTGATTAATCCTTTTTCGGGAGAAACACCAGAAGCAACAGCGAATGCAATAGCAAGAGGTAGGGCCACAATACCCACTACAATACCTGACAGAATATCTTTCGACAAATTCTGCTTGACCAAACCCGACCGAAGTAACGTGAAGAATTTGGGTTTAAATACTTTGTTCATTTTGTTTAAGTTAGATTACAAAAATAAGGCATAATTGCTCTCATTATCATCCAACCTGTATTAAATGATGTTAATAGCACCTTTCAACAAATTCTTCACATTATAAGTTTCCTTACTTCTTACCACTTCCAACAAAGTAATCGTCTTTATCAGAAAACAACACATTAAAAGTAGTTAAGCTACCATATGCACGTGTAATATATTGCTGTATATGAACCTTTTCTTCATCACTTAAACTGGCTGATGAATTAATATTTTGCTCTAATACACGCAACCTATCGCGCAACATTACAATTTTCTTGAAAAATGTTTCCATTGGAATTTCTTTAGGTTGCAAAGTATCGCTGGCAGGTTGCATTATCAATTTGCCACCCATCCACTTATTACCTAATTCAACTTCGATTGGTAATGTTCCATACTCGTCCAACACCGAGGCTATAGCCTTACGTAAATCTCTGGCAGTTATCGTTTCACCCTTCCCTTCTTCCGGACTTTCAATTACTGTAATATTTGTGCTTGTTTTAGGAATTTCCATTTTACCTCCCTGCTCGAAATACACTTCATAAGCACCTAAAGTAATTTTAGCAATAATACCCTCTCCATATCTTGGATGATCAACCCTGGTTCCGACTTTAATATCTATTGAATTCATAATCTAATTTATTTAGCTCCACATTAAAATTGGCACGATTTTTATGTCTAAATTAGCCAAACAATCTAAATTGAAAAGATTATGAAGTATTTATTTTTACTGGCATTATCATTACTTACCTTCACAAGTTGTAAAACAATGCAAAAAAACACAGTAAACTCTTCTGATTTATTTATCGAATCAAATCAGTGGGAATTAAGCTCTTTTAAAGGAATGACAATGCAGGAAGCAGGCTTTACCCAAGACGTTCCTCACATTACAATTAATCAGGAAAAAAGTCGCATTGGCGGATATACAGGCTGTAACTCTTTTGGTGGAGACATTACCATTAAAGATAACACCATAGAATTTGGCTTATTTATGGCTACTAAAAGATATTGCGATGGAGTACCTGAAGCTGGATTCTTCGAATTGATGAATAAAAAAGTAACCTATTCCATCGATGGAAATAAACTCACTTTTATAAAAGATGGTGAAGACATAATGGAGTT includes:
- a CDS encoding NADP-dependent isocitrate dehydrogenase, which codes for MGTKKSKIIYTKTDEAPALATYSLLPIIEAFTKSSGVEVETRDISLTGRIVAHFPEYLKEDQRIGDALAELGELAKTPEANIIKLPNISASIPQLQAAVKELQAKGYNLPDYPEEPKTDEEKAIRAQYDKVKGSAVNPVLREGNSDRRAPKAVKNYAKKHPHSMGAWSADSKSKVMSMTSGDFYGSEKSLTVDQPCDVKVELHSKGGKITILKEKLSLLAGEIIDSAVMNKKALRSFLAEAIAEAEKLNVLFSVHLKATMMKVSDPIIFGQVVEVFFEDVFTKYGHKFEQLGITANNGLGDLFAKIQSLPEAERTEIESSIKEVYVKRPDMAMVNSDKGITNLHVPSDVIIDASMPAAIRTSGQMWGPDGKQKDTLYVIPDRSYATVYQEVIDFCKENGAFNPSTMGSVSNVGLMAQKAEEYGSHDKTFEIAEDGVVKVFDNSGALLMEQIVEEGDIFRMCQVKDLPIQDWVKLAVNRAKATGVPAVFWLDEERAHDIELIKKVKTYLADHDTADLEIFIKSPHEATKFSLERIIKGLDTISVTGNVLRDYLTDLFPILEVGTSAKMLSIVPLMNGGGLFETGAGGSAPKHVQQFEQENHLRWDSLGEFLALAVSLEHLSKVNDNPKAQILAETLDEATGTVLDNQKSPSRRVNELDNRGSHFYLAMYWAEALANQSKDAELKAAFEEVAVELAANEGKIVEELNSVQGQAMNIGGYYLPVFDLATNAMRPSHTFNSILAKL
- a CDS encoding META domain-containing protein, with translation MKYLFLLALSLLTFTSCKTMQKNTVNSSDLFIESNQWELSSFKGMTMQEAGFTQDVPHITINQEKSRIGGYTGCNSFGGDITIKDNTIEFGLFMATKRYCDGVPEAGFFELMNKKVTYSIDGNKLTFIKDGEDIMEFQLKPKEQ
- a CDS encoding DNA polymerase III subunit gamma/tau; protein product: MEYIVSARKYRPATFKSVVGQGNITTTLKNAIKSNHLAHAYLFCGSRGVGKTTCARIFAKTINCANVSEDFEACNECESCKSFNENRSYNIHELDAASNNSVDDIRSLIDKVRVPPQLGSYSVYIIDEVHMLSQAAFNAFLKTLEEPPRHAIFVLATTEKHKILPTILSRCQIFDFNRITIADAVGHLKYVADSEGVKIEEEGLAVIAQKADGAMRDALSIFDQIVAFSGKEITYQQVIENLNVLDYDYYFKLVDAFLAEDYKEALLIFNDILLKGFDAQHFMAGLNSHVRDLLMCKDQSTAALMEIGESAKDKYVKQAAKCDNDFLYYALKVINDSEQQYKTAKNKRLHLEFALIRLSRIETEKKKRNS
- a CDS encoding SulP family inorganic anion transporter; its protein translation is MNKVFKPKFFTLLRSGLVKQNLSKDILSGIVVGIVALPLAIAFAVASGVSPEKGLITAVVAGFIISLIGGSRVQIGGPTGAFIVIVYGILEQYGIDGLIISTILAGFILVAFGLLKLGSLLKYFPHPLIVGFTSGIALVIFSTQIKDALGLPIDKVPSVFHEKWMLYFSELSHINWIALAVTIVTILISVYSKKITNRIPGSFLAIIIITPIVYFFDLDVSTIETFFGNIPNRIAFSMPSVQFSELQNYLAPALTIALLGGIESLLSAVVSDGMIGGKHRSNTELIAQGIANLVTPFFGGIPATGAIARTATNVKNGGRTPLAGMIHAVTLLLIMLFLGPMAKLIPMSCLAGILIVVSYNMSEWRSFVAILKGSYFDILILLSTFLITVFFDLTLAIEVGVVLSAILFMKRMSDISEKRIDNVVDNDIIDDYSKLPKELNIYEISGPLFFASARRYSELIESIGLKSKVLIIRMRHVSFIDDTGLHNLKDTIQILRKEGVTVILSGINTEVKEDLRKLELVDLISEEYILDNFNDALNKACTLVPCNQ